Proteins from a genomic interval of Rhizobium rhododendri:
- a CDS encoding cysteine hydrolase family protein has protein sequence MMTGAPLSGNVSLFIIDMQRLFAEETAWFTPGLAAIVPNVSKLAEAQPDRTVFARFVVPQQPADARGQWQSYYERWKAVTLDELDPAMLDLVAPLASLARPGSIVDKKTYSVFETPGFVERLDAQGIDTIVFTGVETDVCVYASALDAVDLGYKVILASDALASGDMVAHEMVLTRLAPRFSEQIEILTTDAILDWWSA, from the coding sequence ATGATGACGGGCGCGCCGCTGTCCGGCAACGTGTCGCTTTTCATCATCGACATGCAACGGCTCTTTGCCGAAGAGACGGCCTGGTTCACGCCTGGCCTCGCCGCCATCGTGCCGAATGTGTCGAAGCTTGCCGAAGCGCAGCCGGACAGGACGGTATTCGCCCGGTTCGTCGTGCCCCAACAGCCGGCGGATGCGAGGGGACAATGGCAGAGCTACTACGAGCGTTGGAAGGCAGTGACGCTGGACGAACTCGATCCGGCAATGCTGGACCTCGTCGCGCCGCTGGCGTCGCTGGCACGGCCGGGTTCGATCGTCGACAAGAAGACCTATTCTGTCTTCGAGACTCCGGGCTTCGTGGAGCGCCTGGATGCACAGGGTATAGATACGATCGTCTTCACCGGTGTCGAGACGGATGTGTGCGTCTATGCCAGCGCGCTCGATGCCGTGGACCTCGGATACAAGGTGATCCTTGCCAGCGATGCCCTAGCCAGCGGCGACATGGTCGCCCATGAAATGGTGCTGACGCGGCTGGCGCCGAGGTTCTCGGAGCAGATTGAAATTTTGACGACGGACGCCATTCTGGATTGGTGGTCCGCATGA
- a CDS encoding beta-glucosidase, translated as MSPADEKEIRSLVAAMTPAEKVELVSGCGLWRTAAIDRLGIKSILMTDGTYGVRYSTTQIDAGDDAENGLAAFLDVVNQQADDTAGMFGTTRPATCFPNGNLVGCSWDLDLLYRMGEALARECRSLGIHLLLGPGINTRRTPLAGRAYEYYSEDPVINGELAAALISGLQDNGIGASLKHFACNNSEIERTTTSSDVDERALREIYLAGFERAIAKSAPWTVMSAYNPVNGVQAAENPWLLQHVLRDEWGYDGLVLSDWHAIKDRPASLVAGSDLDMPESKPRKARLLAAIEAGKVDESRLDEACARVIGLAHHCQAGAQPAVPADLDLHHALARQIAAESIVLLRNEHQTLPLDATASGDILVVGDGALLPTIQGSGSATTNPFRVDSPFTQIAARASPDLTVRHVAFPGAEDATLGFATQAVLAAASSAQVVIVFAENEKARNGEGNDRDSLRLAAGHDQLIRALADARRKVIVVLTMPDAVEMPWLDRVDAILACFYPGQGGGEAVSRVLFGEQNPCGKLTTTMPARLEDIPGWHTYPGENSRHLYSEGTFVGYRFYDLKAMPPLFPFGHGMSYTQFSYEEMVLDRQDIGPSMTCTASITIRNSGSVVGKEIVQLYVRPVKPGLRRPIRELKAFAKIALHPGEVTVVALPLAPRDFQYFDVSRGTWVLEAEAFVIEAAASSRDIRLECRLGCVSETFPPVPLSTLSPPSLVFANAKASPALTALLMAKLDMSEPNATALLNKLDGSFLGFYDTLSWYIGDEIAEADIEALFTALNEGELEVPKTGV; from the coding sequence ATGTCTCCCGCTGACGAAAAGGAAATCCGCTCGCTGGTCGCGGCGATGACGCCGGCAGAGAAGGTCGAGCTCGTCAGCGGCTGCGGCCTCTGGAGGACAGCTGCCATCGACAGGCTGGGGATAAAATCCATCCTGATGACCGATGGAACCTATGGCGTTCGCTACTCGACGACACAGATCGATGCCGGCGACGACGCGGAGAATGGCCTTGCCGCATTTCTGGATGTGGTGAACCAGCAAGCCGACGACACAGCCGGCATGTTCGGCACGACACGCCCTGCGACCTGTTTTCCCAACGGAAACCTTGTCGGCTGCTCCTGGGACCTCGACCTGCTCTACCGGATGGGCGAGGCACTGGCGCGCGAATGCCGAAGCCTCGGCATCCATCTCCTCCTCGGCCCCGGCATCAACACGCGGCGCACGCCGCTTGCCGGACGGGCTTATGAATATTACTCGGAAGATCCGGTGATCAATGGCGAGCTTGCCGCCGCCCTGATTTCCGGCTTGCAGGACAATGGCATCGGCGCATCGCTGAAGCACTTCGCCTGCAATAATTCCGAGATCGAGCGGACGACGACCAGTTCCGACGTGGACGAGCGAGCCTTGCGGGAAATCTATCTCGCGGGTTTCGAACGGGCGATCGCAAAAAGCGCCCCGTGGACGGTCATGAGCGCCTATAACCCGGTCAATGGCGTCCAGGCCGCGGAGAACCCCTGGCTTTTGCAGCACGTGCTGCGCGACGAATGGGGCTATGATGGCCTCGTCTTGTCCGACTGGCACGCCATCAAGGACCGGCCCGCATCTCTGGTAGCCGGCAGCGACCTCGACATGCCGGAAAGCAAGCCCCGCAAGGCCCGCCTTCTCGCCGCCATCGAGGCTGGAAAAGTCGACGAATCCAGACTCGACGAGGCCTGCGCGCGGGTTATCGGCCTCGCCCATCATTGCCAAGCTGGCGCACAGCCGGCTGTGCCGGCGGACCTCGATCTCCACCATGCCCTCGCCCGCCAGATCGCCGCAGAATCCATCGTGCTGCTGCGCAACGAGCATCAGACCCTACCACTCGATGCGACCGCTTCCGGCGATATACTGGTCGTCGGGGACGGCGCCCTACTTCCGACGATCCAGGGATCGGGCTCCGCGACGACCAACCCATTTCGGGTCGACAGCCCGTTCACGCAAATCGCCGCGCGTGCTTCCCCTGATCTGACGGTGCGTCACGTTGCCTTTCCGGGGGCGGAGGACGCGACGCTGGGGTTTGCAACGCAGGCCGTCCTCGCGGCCGCCTCTTCGGCCCAGGTGGTCATCGTCTTTGCCGAGAACGAGAAGGCCCGCAATGGAGAGGGCAACGATCGCGACAGCCTCAGACTGGCCGCCGGCCATGACCAACTCATCCGCGCCCTCGCCGATGCCCGACGGAAGGTCATCGTCGTTCTCACCATGCCGGATGCGGTCGAGATGCCGTGGCTCGATCGCGTCGATGCCATTCTTGCCTGCTTCTACCCCGGACAGGGCGGCGGCGAGGCCGTTTCGCGGGTGCTGTTCGGCGAACAAAATCCGTGCGGGAAACTGACGACGACAATGCCTGCGCGCCTGGAGGATATCCCCGGCTGGCACACCTACCCCGGCGAAAATAGTCGGCATCTCTACAGCGAAGGAACATTCGTCGGCTACCGCTTCTATGACCTCAAGGCCATGCCGCCGCTTTTCCCGTTCGGCCATGGCATGAGCTACACCCAATTTTCCTACGAGGAGATGGTGCTGGACAGACAGGACATCGGTCCCTCGATGACTTGTACGGCCAGCATCACCATCCGCAATTCGGGATCAGTTGTCGGCAAGGAGATCGTCCAGCTATACGTCCGCCCCGTAAAGCCGGGCCTCAGGCGGCCCATCCGGGAACTCAAGGCATTTGCAAAGATCGCGCTCCACCCCGGCGAGGTCACCGTTGTGGCCCTGCCGCTCGCCCCGCGCGATTTCCAGTATTTCGATGTTTCCCGCGGCACTTGGGTGCTCGAAGCGGAGGCCTTTGTGATCGAAGCAGCCGCGTCCTCCCGCGACATCCGCCTGGAATGCCGCCTTGGCTGCGTCTCCGAGACCTTTCCCCCGGTGCCGCTATCGACGCTATCGCCACCGTCGCTTGTCTTTGCAAACGCAAAAGCCTCCCCGGCGCTGACGGCACTGCTGATGGCAAAACTCGATATGTCCGAGCCAAATGCCACTGCGCTCCTGAACAAGCTCGACGGATCGTTCCTCGGCTTCTATGACACGTTGAGTTGGTACATCGGCGACGAAATCGCCGAAGCAGATATCGAGGCACTCTTCACGGCGTTGAATGAGGGCGAACTGGAGGTGCCCAAAACCGGCGTTTAA
- a CDS encoding SyrB-like regulator, producing MTDETETGAQIDVVAPDAPPEAPKSKKQRAPRRSKAEIEAATAAKTPKVRQMRIGKAEGGPVRGTTTVSAATTKTEAKGPANPKPVRQPATPPAPLTASDDMADLLQLEEDNKKLRHALAEKLRAENADLRKRLGV from the coding sequence ATGACTGACGAAACCGAAACAGGCGCGCAGATTGATGTTGTAGCACCGGATGCTCCGCCAGAAGCGCCTAAATCTAAAAAACAGCGCGCGCCTCGTCGTTCTAAGGCCGAAATTGAAGCCGCTACAGCTGCAAAGACACCGAAGGTCCGCCAGATGCGGATTGGCAAGGCTGAAGGCGGACCAGTGCGCGGGACAACTACCGTATCCGCTGCGACGACGAAGACAGAGGCCAAGGGTCCAGCAAATCCCAAGCCTGTCAGGCAGCCGGCAACACCGCCAGCACCTCTCACCGCTAGTGATGACATGGCTGATCTTCTTCAGCTTGAGGAAGACAACAAGAAACTTCGTCACGCCTTGGCCGAAAAGTTGCGCGCTGAAAATGCTGATCTGCGCAAGCGCCTCGGCGTTTGA
- a CDS encoding MarR family winged helix-turn-helix transcriptional regulator produces MDIPLKGNARESDGTAAPAAKRDQAQYTLGEQIGFFLRQANQRHVSIFANLIAEKLTTTQWAALVKLKDLQPCSQGNLGRETAMDMATIKGVVDRLVKRGLVHTAPDAADARRLVLTLTEEGRAMVERNLSIALEISQQTLGPLTAAERMMLMELLQKIC; encoded by the coding sequence ATGGACATTCCACTCAAGGGCAACGCCCGGGAATCGGACGGTACAGCAGCGCCAGCGGCGAAACGCGACCAGGCGCAGTATACGCTGGGCGAGCAGATCGGCTTCTTCCTGCGCCAGGCCAACCAGCGCCACGTGTCGATTTTCGCCAACCTGATCGCCGAGAAGCTGACGACCACCCAGTGGGCGGCGCTCGTCAAGCTCAAGGACCTGCAACCTTGCTCGCAGGGCAATCTCGGCCGCGAGACGGCGATGGACATGGCGACCATCAAGGGCGTCGTCGACCGACTCGTGAAGCGCGGCCTGGTGCATACGGCGCCTGACGCGGCGGATGCGCGGCGTCTCGTGCTGACGCTGACCGAAGAAGGCCGGGCTATGGTCGAGCGCAATCTTTCCATCGCGCTGGAGATCTCGCAGCAGACCCTTGGCCCGCTGACGGCCGCAGAACGCATGATGCTGATGGAACTGCTCCAGAAGATCTGTTGA
- a CDS encoding ABC transporter ATP-binding protein: protein MTNVNVHSVAKTYGTTPVLADITTEFPEGSFTSLLGPSGSGKTTLLRIIAGFIKPDQGVVTIGSKDVTNVPVWGRNIGMMFQSYALFPHMTIAQNVAFGLERRGIKGAVARKEVNRALDMVRLPGFANRMPKQLSGGQQQRVALARAIVIKPSVLLLDEPLSALDRRLRQEMQVELLRIQRESGLTTIFVTHDQEEALTLSDKVAILDKGRIIQIGAPDAVYEKPLTRFAAEFLGDSNFLTGTVEDGGVKLPDGTIVRSASPLPANGTKATLAVRPEKMFIAAGNGEGNNLTARITTVIYAGAVLSYLLETADGIPLKLFVQNRDGTLLSEGDTVTLNWSPEHTVSVLD from the coding sequence GTGACAAACGTTAACGTCCATTCCGTTGCCAAGACCTACGGCACAACGCCTGTTCTCGCCGATATCACCACCGAATTCCCGGAGGGCTCGTTCACCAGCCTTCTCGGACCGTCCGGCTCCGGCAAGACGACGCTCCTGCGCATCATCGCCGGCTTCATCAAGCCCGACCAGGGGGTCGTGACCATCGGCAGCAAGGATGTCACAAACGTGCCCGTCTGGGGACGCAACATTGGCATGATGTTTCAGTCCTACGCGCTGTTTCCGCACATGACGATCGCCCAAAACGTGGCTTTCGGTCTCGAGCGCCGCGGCATCAAGGGTGCGGTGGCGCGCAAAGAAGTCAATCGCGCCCTCGACATGGTGCGCCTGCCCGGTTTTGCCAACCGCATGCCGAAGCAGCTCTCCGGCGGCCAGCAGCAGCGTGTTGCGCTGGCACGCGCCATTGTCATCAAGCCGAGCGTGCTGCTGCTCGACGAGCCGCTGTCAGCGCTCGACCGCAGGCTTCGCCAGGAGATGCAGGTCGAACTGCTGCGCATCCAGCGCGAGAGCGGGCTTACGACAATTTTCGTCACCCACGACCAAGAGGAAGCCCTGACCCTGTCCGACAAGGTCGCCATCCTCGACAAGGGCCGCATCATCCAGATCGGCGCGCCCGACGCTGTCTACGAAAAGCCGCTGACGCGCTTTGCCGCGGAGTTCCTGGGCGATTCCAACTTCCTCACCGGAACCGTCGAGGACGGCGGAGTTAAGCTCCCGGATGGCACAATTGTGCGCAGCGCCAGCCCCCTGCCGGCCAACGGCACCAAGGCGACGCTGGCAGTCCGCCCCGAGAAGATGTTCATTGCCGCCGGCAATGGCGAAGGCAACAACCTGACGGCACGCATCACGACGGTGATCTATGCCGGAGCGGTGCTTTCCTATCTGCTGGAAACAGCCGATGGCATCCCTCTCAAGCTCTTCGTGCAAAACAGGGACGGCACCTTGCTCAGCGAAGGCGATACGGTGACACTGAACTGGTCGCCGGAACACACCGTCAGCGTACTGGATTGA